From one Humulus lupulus chromosome 8, drHumLupu1.1, whole genome shotgun sequence genomic stretch:
- the LOC133796892 gene encoding protein ABIL1 isoform X1 — protein MELEGPRSVNPAMTFDEVSMERSKNFVKALQELKNLRPQLYSAAEYCEKSYLHSEQKQMVLDNLKDYAVRALVNAVDHLGTVAYKLTDLLEQQTLDVSTMDLKVNCINQQLLTCQTYTDKEGLRKQQLLAFIPRHHKHYVLPNSANKKVHFSPLVQTDARQHNFQARARLQPSSSPASKTLSWHLASSETKTTLKGTLHSPANTEDSKNFGKSSAPFRLLDDENGLPINGGPGSMQILGATRRDALEGSKPLTAFRSFDNQNRQIVRAPVRSKSVLSAFFVKQKTSKLKAGSVS, from the exons ATGGAATTGGAGGGGCCGAGGTCGGTCAATCCGGCCATGACCTTCGATGAGGTCTCCATGGAGCGCAGCAAGAACTTCGTTAAGGCTTTACAG GAACTCAAGAACTTAAGGCCCCAGCTTTATTCGGCTGCAGAATATTGTGAGAAGTCTTATCTTCACAGCGAGCAGAAGCAAAT GGTGCTGGACAACCTGAAAGATTATGCTGTACGGGCCCTTGTTAATGCTGTTGATCATCTTGGCACTGTGGCTTACAAGTTAACTGACCTTCTTGAACAGCAAACATTAGACGTCTCAACCATGGATCTTAAAGTTAATTGTATAAATCAG CAACTTCTTACTTGCCAAACTTACACGGATAAAGAAGGTCTTAGGAAGCAGCAGTTGTTGGCATTCATTCCAAGACATCACAAGCACTATGTTTTACCAA ATTCTGCCAATAAGAAGGTCCATTTTAGTCCGCTTGTACAGACAGATGCTAGGCAACATAATTTTCAAGCTAGAGCTCGTCTTCAGCCTTCAA GTTCTCCTGCATCAAAAACACTTTCCTGGCATTTAGCCTCCTCAGAAACGAAGACTACTTTAAAAGGGACCTTACATTCTCCAGCAAA CACCGAGGATAGCAAAAATTTTGGAAAATCCTCTGCACCATTTCGTCTTTTAG ATGATGAAAATGGTCTCCCAATAAATGGAGGTCCAGGCTCCATGCAAATATTGGGTGCTACGCGCAGG GATGCGTTAGAGGGGTCCAAACCTTTGACAGCTTTCAGGTCTTTTGACAACCAAAATCGACAAATTGTCCGTGCCCCTGTACGTAGTAAAAGTGTATTATCAGCTTTCTTTGTCAAACAGAAAACATCGAAGCTGAAAGCTGGTTCTGTTTCGTGA
- the LOC133796896 gene encoding acidic endochitinase-like — protein MACKFSAPLALVCLLLSVLTRFSYAGTIVVYWGQNGNEGSLEDTCATGNYGIVNIAFLVTFGNNQSPALNLAGHCDPASNGCTFLSNDIKACQSQGIKVMLSIGGGAGSYFLTSADDARGVAQYLWDNFLGGQSSSRPLGDAILDGIDFDIEGGTTQHWDELAKALNEFSQQRKVYLTAAPQCPFPDAWLSGALNTGLFDYVWVQFYNNQPCEYSGNADNLKNYWNQWTSSISAGQIFLGLPASPDAAGSGYVAPDVLSSEVLPTIKGSSKYGGVMLWSRQYDQSYSAAIKPNV, from the exons ATGGCATGCAAGTTCTCAGCCCCATTAGCACTAGTCTGCCTTCTGCTCTCTGTTTTGACCAGATTCTCTTATGCTGGTACAATCGTGGTCTACTGGGGTCAGAACGGTAACGAAGGCAGCTTGGAGGATACTTGTGCTACAGGCAACTATGGAATAGTTAACATTGCTTTTCTAGTCACCTTTGGCAATAACCAGAGCCCGGCGCTCAACCTTGCTGGTCACTGTGACCCCGCCAGTAATGGTTGCACTTTCTTAAGCAATGACATCAAAGCTTGCCAAAGCCAGGGCATCAAGGTCATGCTATCCATTGGTGGTGGTGCTGGTAGCTACTTCCTTACCTCCGCCGATGACGCCCG AGGAGTTGCACAATATCTATGGGACAATTTTCTGGGAGGACAATCAAGTTCTAGGCCTCTAGGTGATGCAATTCTTGATGGGATTGATTTTGATATCGAGGGAGGCACAACTCAACACTGGGATGAACTGGCCAAGGCTTTGAACGAGTTCAGCCAGCAAAGGAAGGTTTACTTAACTGCAGCTCCACAATGTCCCTTCCCAGACGCCTGGCTAAGTGGTGCACTTAATACTGGTCTATTTGACTATGTCTGGGTCCAATTTTATAACAACCAACCTTGCGAGTACTCTGGAAACGCTGACAATTTGAAGAATTATTGGAACCAATGGACATCATCAATCTCTGCCGGACAAATATTTTTAGGGTTGCCTGCATCGCCTGATGCCGCCGGAAGTGGCTACGTGGCGCCTGATGTTCTCTCATCTGAAGTGCTACCAACAATCAAAGGTTCTTCCAAGTACGGCGGTGTTATGCTTTGGTCTAGGCAATATGACCAAAGCTACAGCGCAGCTATTAAGCCTAACGTTTGA
- the LOC133796894 gene encoding uncharacterized protein LOC133796894, with translation MGSLEVGSIVKRDPLLRSLTGRAEKNPFLQRQRSRFSRFFLFKKLDYIQWICTVGVFLFFVVLFQMYLPGSVVEESIKTLKEDEFSSGDLMYLKQYGMLDFGEDIRFEPSKILEKFKKENKEVNLCNAFNRTRLRYPHRKPQLALVFADLLVDSQQLMMVTVAAALQELGYEIQVYSHEGGPMHDIWRKLGVPVSIVQTCDRADITVDWLTFDGILVNSLEAEGMFSCFVQEPFKSLPLVWTIHDGALATRLLKYTSNKHIEILNDWKRAFNRSTVVVFPNYVLPMLYSSFDAGTFFVIPGSPAEVWKDSLVASENNILRSKMGYSPEDIVITVVGSELLYRGLWLEHSIVLRALLPLLDHLSSNSDSISHLKIIVLSAHSTSNYSLAIEAIALNLKYPHGIVKHLPMDDAENFLITSDVVLYGSFLEEQIFPEILIKAMSLGKPIIAPDISIIKKYVNDKVNGFLFPKGNVKVLSQVLLQVISKGELSPLARNMALAERSTAKNLMVSECVEGYALLLENILKLPSEVALPKAVSEIPLNLKDKWQWHLFESVSNLTNWNKSLRTYTVLDKFEEQLNRSQLEKSGSVSANDDSFIYSLWQEEKNIEIANARKRREDEELKDRADQSHGTWEEVYRNAKRADRAKNDLHERDDRELERTGQPLCIYEPYFGEGAWPFLHRTSLYRGIGLSSKGRRRGADDIDASSRLSLLNNAYYRDVLGEYGAFFAIANRIDRIHKNAWIGFESWRVRARMASLSGVAENALLHAVQTRRHGDALYFWVRMDTDPRNPLKLDFWSFCDAINAGNCKFAFSEAFKKMYGLKHDLTSLPPMPQDGDAWSVMHSWALPTKSFLEFVMFSRMFVNALDSQMYDQHHSTGHCYLSLSKDKHCYSRLLELLVNVWAYHSSRRMVYVNPESGAMNEQHRFKSRRGHMWIKWFSYSTLKSMDEDLAEEADMDQPVKRWLWPSTGEVFWQGMYERERNLRHQQKEKRKQKSREKLDRMRRRNRQKVIGKYVKPPPDEMMGGLNNTTVSTAKSR, from the exons ATGGGTTCTTTGGAAGTTGGGTCTATAGTCAAGAGGGACCCTCTTCTTCGGTCTTTAACAGGTAGAGCTGAAAAGAACCCATTTTTACAGAGGCAAAGATCGAGGTTCTCAAGGTTTTTTCTCTTCAAGAAGCTTGATTACATTCAATGGATTTGCACTGTTGGGGTATTCCTCTTCTTCGTGGTTCTCTTCCAGATGTACTTACCTGGGTCAGTCGTGGAAGAGTCAATAAAGACTTTGAAAGAGGATGAATTCAGTTCTGGAGATTTGATGTATCTAAAACAGTATGGAATGTTGGATTTTGGTGAAGACATTAGATTTGAGCCTTCAAAGATTTTGGAAAAGttcaagaaagaaaataaagaagtgaATCTATGTAATGCTTTCAACCGGACCCGACTGCGTTATCCACATAGAAAGCCCCAGCTTGCTTTG GTATTTGCAGATCTCTTAGTTGACTCTCAACAGTTAATGATGGTGACTGTTGCAGCTGCATTGCAAGAACTTGGCTATGAAATTCAG GTTTATTCACATGAAGGTGGCCCTATGCATGATATTTGGAGAAAATTAGGAGTTCCAGTTAGCATTGTTCAAACATGTGACCGAGCAGATATTACTGTGGACTGGCTAAC CTTTGATGGAATACTTGTGAATTCCCTTGAAGCAGAAGGCATGTTTTCCTG TTTTGTGCAGGAACCTTTCAAATCTTTACCTCTTGTATGGACCATCCACGATGGAGCACTTGCTACTCGTTTGCTAAAGTACACATCAAATAAGCACATTGAAATTTTAAATGATTGGAAAAGAGCCTTCAACCGCTCTACTGTTGTTGTCTTCCCAAACTACGTCTTGCCG ATGCTTTACTCAAGTTTTGATGCTGGAACCTTTTTCGTTATTCCGGGTTCTCCAGCTGAAGTATGGAAGGACAGTCTTGTGGCATCAGAAAATAATATTCTGCGTTCCAAGATGGGATATAGTCCTGAAGACATTGTAATTACAGTAGTTGGAAGTGAACTTTTGTACAGGGGTTTGTGGCTGGAGCATTCTATTGTTTTACGGGCTTTGTTACCGCTTCTTGACCACCTTTCATCAAATAGTGATTCAATTTCTCATCTTAAAATCATTGTTCTAAGTGCACATTCAACAAGTAACTACAGTTTGGCCATTGAG GCCATTGCTCTCAACTTGAAGTACCCACATGGAATTGTGAAACACCTACCAATGGATGATGCAGAGAACTTTCTCATCACATCTGATGTTGTGCTTTACGGATCTTTCCTTGAAGAGCAAATTTTTCCAGAGATTTTGATCAAAGCCATGAGTCTTGGGAAACCAATCATAGCTCCTGATATCTCCATAATAAAGAAATAT GTTAATGACAAGGTGAATGGCTTCCTTTTTCCAAAGGGTAACGTTAAGGTTCTGTCACAAGTCTTATTGCAAGTTATCTCAAAGGGAGAGTTATCACCTTTAGCTCGCAATATGGCTTTGGCAGAAAGAAGTACTGCTAAAAATCTGATGGTGTCAGAATGTGTTGAAGGATATGCGTTGCTTCTTGAAAATATTCTGAAGCTCCCATCAGAAGTTGCACTTCCAAAAGCTGTATCAGAAATTCCTCTCAATTTAAAAGATAAATGGCAATGGCATTTGTTTGAATCAGTCTCAAACTTGACGAACTGGAATAAATCATTGAGAACATACACTGTTCTGGACAAATTTGAGGAGCAGTTGAACCGTAGTCAACTAGAAAAATCTGGTTCTGTATCTGCAAACGACGATTCATTTATATACAGCCTATGGCAAGAAGAGAAAAACATTGAGATTGCTAATGCTAGAAAAAGAAGAGAGGATGAAGAG CTGAAGGATAGAGCTGATCAATCTCATGGAACTTGGGAAGAGGTATATCGAAATGCCAAAAGGGCTGATCGAGCTAAGAATGATTTGCATGAAAGAGATGACAGGGAGCTTGAAAGAACAGGACAACCCCTTTGCATATATGAACCTTACTTTGGTGAAGGAGCCTGGCCCTTCCTTCACCGTACTTCTCTTTATCGAGGAATTGGGTTG TCATCCAAAGGACGAAGACGTGGGGCTGATGATATAGATGCATCTTCTCGTCTTTCACTTCTCAACAATGCTTACTATCGAGATGTACTAGGTGAATATGGAGCTTTCTTTGCAATAGCAAATCGGATTGACCGAATACACAAGAATGCTTGGATTGGATTTGAATCTTGGAGAGTCAGGGCAAGGATG GCATCGTTGTCTGGTGTTGCTGAAAATGCATTGTTGCATGCCGTTCAAACGCGAAGACATGGAGATGCCCTCTACTTTTGGGTGCGAATGGACACGGATCCACGGAATCCTTTGAAACTGGATTTCTGGTCCTTCTGTGATGCTATAAATGCTGGAAACTGCAA GTTTGCCTTCTCCGAAGCTTTCAAGAAAATGTACGGCTTAAAACATGATTTGACATCTTTACCACCGATGCCACAAGATGGGGATGCGTGGTCCGTCATGCATAGTTGGGCTTTGCCAACCAAGTCCTTCCTCGAGTTTGTCATGTTTTCTAG AATGTTTGTGAATGCACTGGATTCTCAAATGTACGACCAACATCATTCAACTGGACATTGTTATCTCAGTTTGTCCAAA GACAAGCATTGCTACTCACGGCTTCTCGAACTACTTGTTAACGTGTGGGCCTACCACAGCTCTCGAAGGATGGTTTACGTGAACCCTGAGAGTGGTGCCATGAACGAACAACACAGGTTCAAAAGTCGGAGAGGTCACATGTGGATCAAATGGTTCTCCTACTCTACCCTCAAGAGCATGGATGAGGACTTGGCTGAGGAAGCTGACATGGACCAGCCCGTAAAAAGGTGGTTGTGGCCGTCGACAGGTGAGGTGTTTTGGCAAGGCATGTACGAGCGAGAAAGAAACTTACGGCATCAGCAAAAGGAAAAGAGAAAGCAGAAGAGTAGGGAGAAGTTGGATAGAATGAGGCGAAGAAATAGACAAAAGGTTATAGGGAAGTATGTGAAGCCCCCACCTGACGAGATGATGGGAGGTTTAAATAATACCACAGTGTCTACAGCAAAGTCTCGATGA
- the LOC133796895 gene encoding uncharacterized protein LOC133796895 codes for MSAPPSRNIGLPLINLVRFKGLSILKQLHLEEQLLRTTSENWCIVNDGTDDPTIVMGISGSAAELLDVKSVLRDGVSVIRRFTGGGTVIVDGGTIFVTLICNKEAVAGLQPYPRPIMSWSGVLYDKVFQGIGDFHLRENDYVFGTRKFGGNAQSITKDRWVHHTSFLWDYDVSNMAYLKHPKRVPEYRLARDHLEFICRMKDYMPRSVFIDKTVEALETDFSVRSIEPNGLLSLLNTNFCPSTRLLTRKELDAAAFASQTESSLPHSNELREF; via the exons ATGAGTGCACCTCCGAGCAGAAATATTGGGCTTCCGTTGATAAATTTGGTCAGATTTAAAGGACTTTCCATTTTGAAGCAACTTCATTTGGAAGAACAACTGCTTCGAACCACATCAGAGAATTGGTGCATTGTGAACGATGGAACTGACGATCCTACCATTGTCATGGGTATCTCTGG GTCAGCTGCAGAGCTACTCGATGTCAAGTCAGTGCTACGAGATGGAGTTTCTGTAATCAGGAGGTTTACTGGAGGTGGTACTGTTATTGTTGATGGTGGCACAATATTTGTTACTTTGATATGCAACAAGGAGGCTGTTGCTGGCTTGCAGCCCTATCCTCGGCCTATTATGTCCTGGAGTGGCGTTCTTTATGACAAAGTGTTTCAAGGAATTGGTGATTTCCATCTTCGTGAAAATG ATTATGTATTTGGCACTCGCAAGTTTGGCGGGAATGCTCAATCTATTACAAAAGATCGGTGGGTCCACCACACATCTTTTTTGTGGGACTACGATGTTAGCAACATGGCCTACCTCAAACACCCTAAACGGGTTCCAGAATATCGTCTG GCAAGAGACCATTTGGAATTTATATGCCGAATGAAGGACTATATGCCAAGATCAGTGTTTATAGACAAAACAGTGGAGGCGCTTGAAACTGATTTCAGTGTGAGATCCATAGAGCCAAATGGTTTGTTGTCTTTATTGAATACAAACTTTTGTCCCTCAACTCGGCTCTTGACCAGAAAAGAGTTGGACGCTGCAGCTTTTGCTTCGCAAACTGAGAGCTCTCTCCCTCACTCTAATGAGCTTCGTGAATTCTAG
- the LOC133796891 gene encoding UDP-D-xylose:L-fucose alpha-1,3-D-xylosyltransferase MGP4 yields MSFLHQRSIHNPLSIPYPLSPRSSSSSHRSFSLFNPITLFVLLSLLVILGVFLPWADMNEGLFSTVRPSLTKWHSYTLAQAASFVAKNGTVIVCAVSQPYLPFLNNWLISISRQKHQDKVLVIAEDYATLYKVNERWPGHAVLVPPAPDSQTAHKFGSQGFFNFTSRRPRHLLHILELGYNVMYNDVDMVWLADPFPYLEGNHDVYFTDDMPQVKPLMHSHALPPPGKKGRTYICSCMIFLRSTNGAKLVMKKWIDELQEQPWSKAKKANDQPAFNWALNKTAGEVDLYLLPQTAFPTGGLYFKNQTWAQETKSKHVIIHNNYITGFEKKIKRFRDFGLWLVDDHADESPLGRL; encoded by the exons ATGTCGTTCTTGCACCAGAGATCGATTCACAACCCACTTTCGATTCCATATCCACTTTCCCCTCGTTCTTCATCGTCTTCGCACAGATCCTTCTCGCTTTTCAACCCCATTACCCTTTTCGTTCTCTTATCTCTTCTGGTGATCCTCGGTGTCTTCTTGCCATGGGCGGACATGAATGAGGGACTCTTTTCAACCGTTAGGCCCTCATTAACCAAGTGGCACAGCTACACACTGGCTCAAGCGGCGTCGTTTGTTGCGAAGAATGGGACTGTGATCGTCTGCGCTGTGAGCCAGCCTTACTTGCCATTCCTCAACAACTGGCTGATTAGTATTTCTCGGCAGAAGCATCAGGACAAGGTGCTTGTGATCGCCGAGGACTATGCCACGCTTTATAAGGTGAATGAGCGCTGGCCTGGCCATGCCGTGCTCGTCCCTCCTGCACCAGATTCCCAAACTGCTCATAAATTTGGTTCTCAG GGATTTTTCAACTTTACTTCCCGTAGGCCGCGCCATTTGCTGCATATTTTGGAGCTTGGTTACAACGTTATGTACAATGATGTTGATATGGTGTGGTTGGCTGATCCATTCCCTTATTTGGAAGGGAACCATGATGTTTACTTCACGGATGATATGCCTCAA GTGAAACCTCTGATGCATTCTCATGCTTTGCCTCCTCCTGGGAAGAAAGGACGCACTTACATATGCAGCTGCATGATTTTCCTCCGTTCCACAAATGGAGCAAAGTTGGTCATGAAGAAATGGATTGATGAGCTTCAAGAACAGCCTTGGTCCAAAGCCAAGAAAGCGAATGATCAGCCTGCTTTCAACTGGGCATTAAACAAAACTGCCGGAGAG GTGGATCTGTACCTGCTTCCCCAGACAGCATTTCCAACAGGAGGATTATACTTCAAGAACCAAACTTGGGCACAAGAAACTAAAAGCAAGCATGTCATTATCCATAACAATTACATCACGGGTTTTGAGAAGAAGATAAAGCGATTCCGCGACTTTGGTCTCTGGTTGGTAGACGATCATGCGGATGAGTCTCCACTTGGTAGATTATGA
- the LOC133796892 gene encoding protein ABIL1 isoform X2: MELEGPRSVNPAMTFDEVSMERSKNFVKALQELKNLRPQLYSAAEYCEKSYLHSEQKQMVLDNLKDYAVRALVNAVDHLGTVAYKLTDLLEQQTLDVSTMDLKVNCINQQLLTCQTYTDKEGLRKQQLLAFIPRHHKHYVLPSSPASKTLSWHLASSETKTTLKGTLHSPANTEDSKNFGKSSAPFRLLDDENGLPINGGPGSMQILGATRRDALEGSKPLTAFRSFDNQNRQIVRAPVRSKSVLSAFFVKQKTSKLKAGSVS; the protein is encoded by the exons ATGGAATTGGAGGGGCCGAGGTCGGTCAATCCGGCCATGACCTTCGATGAGGTCTCCATGGAGCGCAGCAAGAACTTCGTTAAGGCTTTACAG GAACTCAAGAACTTAAGGCCCCAGCTTTATTCGGCTGCAGAATATTGTGAGAAGTCTTATCTTCACAGCGAGCAGAAGCAAAT GGTGCTGGACAACCTGAAAGATTATGCTGTACGGGCCCTTGTTAATGCTGTTGATCATCTTGGCACTGTGGCTTACAAGTTAACTGACCTTCTTGAACAGCAAACATTAGACGTCTCAACCATGGATCTTAAAGTTAATTGTATAAATCAG CAACTTCTTACTTGCCAAACTTACACGGATAAAGAAGGTCTTAGGAAGCAGCAGTTGTTGGCATTCATTCCAAGACATCACAAGCACTATGTTTTACCAA GTTCTCCTGCATCAAAAACACTTTCCTGGCATTTAGCCTCCTCAGAAACGAAGACTACTTTAAAAGGGACCTTACATTCTCCAGCAAA CACCGAGGATAGCAAAAATTTTGGAAAATCCTCTGCACCATTTCGTCTTTTAG ATGATGAAAATGGTCTCCCAATAAATGGAGGTCCAGGCTCCATGCAAATATTGGGTGCTACGCGCAGG GATGCGTTAGAGGGGTCCAAACCTTTGACAGCTTTCAGGTCTTTTGACAACCAAAATCGACAAATTGTCCGTGCCCCTGTACGTAGTAAAAGTGTATTATCAGCTTTCTTTGTCAAACAGAAAACATCGAAGCTGAAAGCTGGTTCTGTTTCGTGA